The nucleotide window TCACGGGTGGTGTTTTGGCTCTCATCCAGAATGACAAATGAATTATTCAGGGTGCGGCCGCGCATGAACGCCAGGGGGGCAACTTCAATCACACCGCGTTCCATGAGCTTGCCTACGGTATCAAAGCCCAGCATTTCAAATAGGGCGTCATACAGTGGGCGCAAATAAGGATCTACTTTTTGAGCGAGATCGCCTGGTAAAAAACCGAGCTTTTCACCTGCTTCTACCGCAGGGCGTACCAATAAAATACGCTCAATCTCATTTTTAAGGAGCGCTTCTACCGCACAGGCAACGGCAAGATAGGTTTTGCCGGTACCGGCTGGGCCGATCCCGAAATTGATGTCGTGTTTTTGTACGGCGCGTACATAGCGTTGTTGGTTGAGTCCGCGCGGTTTGATTGTGCATTTTTTGGTGCGAATCAGAGTGATTCCGCCCTCGTCGGCACTGGCTTTTTCTGCATGGACAGCATCGGTTACGGTGTTATCAATCGCAGTAAGCCCGGCGTTATCGAGTTGTTGCATAAGTTGTTCTATTCCTGAGGTTTGCAGGGCGAGATGGACTTCATCCGGAGTGAGTTCGCTGTGCCCGGTAAATTCATAAAGATTGCGAAGTAATTCGGCGGCCGCCCGTGTCTTATCGGCGGGGCCAACCAATTGGAATTCAGAGCCACGATTGCGGATTTCAATATCGAGGCGGTCTTCAATTTGGCGTAGATGCTGGCCGAGCAGACCATTGAGATTAGCAAGGCGACGGCTATCACTGGGTTCCAACGTTAATGGTTGGATGACAATTTCTGGCGGGGTTATAACCTTGGTGTTCAAGTGGTTAATAAGCTCTTGTGACTCGTTGAAAAGTAAGACTAAACCATTACACGGCACGGTTAAAGCCTAAATTGCAGCTGAATAAATGCTGAACTGTTGCAAAACTTTATAAGTTTTTTAAATATCAATGATAAGCCACTGTATTTACTATTATTTTTAATTTTCTATGGATAGGGGCAGTAAATGCCCCTATCCATAACTTTACGTAATAAATGCACGAGTTTTTCAAGATTTAACCTGAAGGTTATTTACTACGCCTTTGACGTTATCGTGCTTGGCGGCAATAGCTTGCGCTAACGCTTTCTCCTCCAGTGTTCTGACCTGACCGGAAAGCGTCACCTTGTCATTGAGCGTATCCACATCAATTGATAGGCCTTTAATATTTTCAGATGCAAGCAACTCCGTTTTGATTGCTGCCGTTGTTGAAACATCGGCGACATATTGCGCAAAGCTTCTGCCTTTAGGGGTAGGTGACTTCGCTGTTTTGTTGGATGTCTCAACGACGTTGATGTTGTTGGTGACGGAGTCAATTCCTTCAACACCTAAAGCAATATTTTCTGCGAGTTCTTTTTCAATATTGGAGTGAACTTCTCCATCGAGCGTCGCTCTATCTTTATCTACCTGAATATCAATTTTGCTGGCGCTGAGATGTGGATTGAGGATCAATGCTGTTTCCAACTTGCTCTCAATCCAGCCATCTTTAAACGCAGCTTTGCTGTCCTTCCAGGTTTGTTTGCTGTCTTGTTTAAAGTCAGCCCAAAATTCTGCTGCACTTCTTTTTTCGGTATAAGTTTTTTCGGTATAGGTTTTTTCTGCATGAGTATCTGAGCGAGTGTTATCTGTTGCAGGGTTGTTGGCTGAGACTGACATAGCTGCAACCAATGCCAGAGCGCTTAAAGAGATTGTTGCGGAGTGCAAGGATAATAATGTCGTTTTCATAAATTTCTCCTTTTGGTTACCATTTTTTCAAGAATATGAAAAATAGGTTTCTGGAAAATATGCGATAAAAACATCGCATAAAAAGCATTGCTGGTTTCATGCCAGTTTTTTAGTGACGTATTTTAGTGGGCAATTCGTTTTTTCCATAAAGTCGATTGGTTATTGATTCTATTAAGTTATCCTATTAATTAGTTATCCATTATATGGAGTAGAAATAAAAATTCTTAAAAACATTAATTGTAACGGTTAAGTTTATTTTCTATTTTTCATGTAATGTTTTCGTTGTTTTGAATTTTTTTCAAAAAATTATCATAAAGATAGCTATTTTTTACTGTAAAGGCCGCTGTATCTGATGATTTCATAAAAGTGATAAGTTGGCATGTTCATTGAAGGGAATAATTTGAACCCCAAAAAAGGAGAATCTTATGCTTTATTATTCATTGGTATTTTTTGTGGTTGCTATCATTGCTGGTTTATTAGGTTTTGGTGGCATAGCAGGTGCGGCAACAGGTATTGCCCAGATATTGTTTTTTGTCTTTCTGGTGCTTTTTGTCCTGTCGCTTATATTCGGTCGTCGCAGGCTCTAGTGATTATTAATATCTAACTGTTAGTAAATGACTTACGTGATGCATTTATGAAATGCATAATCTGAATTGCATCTAATTTTTTACAATGAGAGGTAATAATTATGGCTACGCACACTTCTGTAAAAAGCACTGAAAATGGCAAACTGGATGATATTTCCATGTCGGAAGCGATTGCCCAGTTTAAAGAAGCAACTTCCAGTATTTATGATGCAGTTGGCTCGATTGGAAGTGCCACTGCGGCTAATGCCAAAGTGCGTTTAAATGAAGGGAAGGCTCGCGCTATCGAGTTGGAAGAAAAAGCCGAAGAGGTAGTTAGAGCCAAACCTATGGTAACTGTGGCAGTTGCATTTGCCGCAGGTTGGTTGGTGTCACATTTGTTGCAGCGTCGCTCGTGAGTAAGCGTCATGAGCCACGCTGATCGATGTGAAAATCCTTCCGGGGCGCTTGCGTCCCGTGGAGGGTTTGATTCTGTTGATGCTAATGAAAAGCCTCTTGATGATCCATCATTAAATGATGCTTCTCGGCTACAGTCAGATATTGCACAAACCATCGGTTTGGGTGAGCAGTTCATCGGTGTTATCGGCGGTATTTTTGATTTGGCTCGCACTGAGGCGTTGCTTGCCATACGCACATTGCCAAAGCTGATAATGCTTTGGCTGCTAATGATGCCGATTATATTGTTAACCTGGTGTGCATTTTCTGCACTTGTCGCATGGACGGTTGTGGCATCCAGTAATCAAATCGGATTTGGATTATTTACGTTTTTTCTTCTGCAGGTGTTGTTATTGTCAGGATGTCGTTGGTTGTTTGTTAAATACCGTGAGCGTATGGCTTTTCCATATACTCGTGAGCAGATTAATGATTTTGTCCGGAGTGTTCATCATGAATTTAATCGCCGAGATAAAACGAAAGAATGATCAATTATTGCTGCAGAGAGCTGGATTGCAGCAACAGTTGCATGCAAGACTTAATGCTCCTGCATTTGCATCATTTTTGATTACATTTGCTGCCGCCCCTTTTATCATTGGTGCTATAACCCGGATTACAGTTACTCCATCAATTTTTGTAAAGCACAAGCTTTATCATTCATTATTTCCTTACTTAAAATTATGACCCTGTTTTAGTTGGCATCTAAACAGTGAATTGCATCGCTAAGTTGATTATATAGACTGCTTTCTTTTATCTGACTGATGCTAGAATGAGCCCGGATGCGTAACTGGCTAACACGGGGGTATTGATAGTGGCAGAGGTCTTATTAGTTGATGACGACAAGCGCTTCCTTGAAGCAACAGTTCAATTGCTGAGCTTGCTGGGTCACCATGTCACGGCGACAGACTCCATAACACAAGCGCGGGAATTAATGGGAGCGCATCAATATACACATATGATTTTGGATTTAATTTTGCCTGATGGTAGTGGACTGCACTTATTAGAAGCGCTGCCTGCACAACACAACATCAAGGTAACATTAATTACTGGTCATCCTTCCATCAAATCAATCGTCAAAAATTTATATGGTTCCAATATCAGCTACTTGATTAAACCGATTGATTTGCAGCAGTTGGAATCTCTTTTTGACGATAAAATATCCGCCAACCCTAAAGCAAAATCTTCCGTTAATTTGCATTTCAATCATTTGGTAGGTGAGTCTGCGCCTATGCAGCGCGTGTATGAAATGATTGAACGCGTATCGGCAACTAAAGCCAATGTGATGTTGTTAGGTGAGAGTGGGGTTGGTAAAGAAATGGTTGCCGCTGCAATTCACCATGCCAGCCAAATAGAAGGGGCATATGTGGCTGCCAATTGCGGTGCTTTTTCGCGTGAATTAATCAACAGTGAATTATTTGGTCACGAGAAGGGGGCTTTTACTGGTGCGACTCATCGCAAAATAGGTGTTTTTGAACAGGCTAATAAAGGCACACTGTTTCTTGATGAAATTACCGAAATGCCTATCGATTTACAGCCTAATCTTTTGCGTGTACTGGAGACACAAAAAGTGACTCGCTTGGGGTCCACATCAAGTGTTGATATTGAGTGCCGTGTTGTTTCGGCTACTAATCGCACGGAACAAGACATGGCAGTAGAAGGCTGTTTGCGCGAGGATCTTTATTTTCGTCTGGCGGTATTTCCCATTCACATACCACCTTTGCGTACTCGTAAAGAGGATATACCTTTATTGGTGCAGCACTTTCTATCAAATTTTAATCAGGAATATGCGGGTGACATTGGTATCAGCGATGAATCACTCAAACGCCTGATGGAATATGATTGGCCGGGCAATGTGCGTGAACTGCGGCATGCCATCCATCGCGCCTACATCATGGCAGATCAACAGCAGCAGCTATTAGTATTACCCGATAATTTGACATCCCCTTTTTCAAAAATTACTCCACAATCACAAGCCGGCATTCGTGTTGGAAAAACAGTAGAAGAAGTGGAGCGAGAGTTAATTGAATCTACATTGAAACACTTTGATGGTGATAAAAAACAAGCTGCAGATGTTTTGGGTATCAGCCTAAAAACATTATATAACCGTTTAAACAGTTACAATGATGTTGAAGTATGAGGGGTGTATGAACGGAGAAAAAAATCGCTTTGTACATGATGTGCGTAATCCACTGAATACTATTTCAGTGAATGCAGAATTGGGTAAGTTAACCCTTGAGCGAACCGGCGATATTCGCAAAGCAATCGGTATATTTGAGATCATATTGGCTGAGTGTCGTCACTGTAGTCAGTTGTTGGATACATTGCAGGATACAAAATTTGTTAAGCCCGATGCTCTCAAGGATGAGGGCTAGTGATGGAAGAAAATCAGGCCGTTAGCAATAGTTCACTAAACCAATTTATCATCAATAAATTACCCAATTCAGTTTGGGTAATGGCACTTGCCGCAGCCATTACCTTTTTTGTTGTAAGTGCTGTGCTTGCCTACCGTTCTATTGACCTGATTACGCAAAATAATATCAGTATTAACAACACTTCCCTTACGATTAATTTAATTAAAGATTTGAGTCGCGAATTAGTGGCGGCAGAATCCAGCCAAAGAGGTTACTTGTTAACTGAGGATGCAGATTATCTGGCTCCTTATCATAAAACATTACGAGTAGTTGATGACCTTCTTGACCAGCTTGAAGCTGCCACGCAAGAACATTCTGTTCAAAGCGCCCGTTTTGAAGCACTTAAAAAGCATGTCCTCAATAAAATTGCTGAAATGCAGCGAATAGTTGTGCTAACAGACAGAGAAAAAATACGTGCTGCGGTGCGTGAAGTGAAAAAAGAAGAGGGGGTTGAGCTGATGCGAACCATTTCCCTGTTATTGGAGGAAATGGAAAACGAGGAGCTGTCGCAATTAAATAGAAATAAAATAGTGGCTGCTGAGAATCGTCAATTTATTGTTGTTGCCTTGTTGTTAGCCAATTGCATTGGTTTGCTGTTATCTATGGGAATTTTTTATATATGGTATCGCAATGCAAGCGAAGTTGCCGAGTTGAACGTGGCGCTATCAAAAGCCAATGTGGAATTGGAAGAGAAGGTGGGCGTGCGCACCCAGGCGTTATTGCAATATTCGGAAGAGTTACAGCGCAGTAATAGGGAGCTTGAAGAGTTTGCTTTTGTAGCATCACACGACTTGCAAGAACCGTTAAGAAAAATTCGGGCTTTTGGCGATCGGCTGCAGCAGAAATTTTCCGTAGAGCTAGGGGATGTCGGATCTGATTATGTGTTGCGCATGCAGGCTGCATCGGAACGTATGTCAGCATTAATCGATGATTTGCTCAGTTTCTCTCGTGTCACAACTAGCCAACGTTCATTTACTTCCCAAAACTTAACTGAAATTATACACAGGGTTATGGATGACCTGGATTACGCAATTGAAGACAGCGGAGCACAAGTACATATAGATCCGCTTCCCGTGATTGAGGCAGACGGAAGCCAAATTGCACAAGTGTTTATGAATTTAATTGCCAATAGTTTGAAATTTCATGCGCCCGGGCGTAGGCCGATTGTCACTGTAACAAGTGAAGCGAATTTAGCTTCGCCCTTGGCTGATGATGCGCGTATGTGGTGCCGGATACAGTTTGCGGACCAAGGTATCGGTTTTGAATCACAGTATGCGGAGCGTGTGTTCAGTTTGTTTCAACGGTTACATGGCCGTGATGAGTATTCAGGCACAGGTATAGGTTTGGCATTGTGCCGAAAAATTATCGAACGGCATGGCGGTATTATTACTGCGCAGAGTGAGCCGGGTGACGGAGCTGTATTCACATTATTTTTACCTATGACACAAACTACTATAGAACCTTTAAGTGATCTGCTTACAGATGCTTAATAGCAGAATGATGTCGCTATTTCATCAACCAGGATGTACTTATGAATATTCCCAAAAAAGCATTAGTAATTTTGATGGCAGATGACGATGCTGATGATCGTTTATTGGCGCAGGAAGCGATGCACGAAAGCCGTGTTTTAAATGAATTGCATTTCGTGGAAAACGGTGTGCAACTGTTGAGTTACTTACATGGAGAAGGGCAATTTAGTGATAGAAACCTGTACCCCATGCCGGGTTTAATTTTATTGGATCTAAACATGCCCAAAATGGATGGACGCGAAGCGCTGGCAAAAATTAAAGCTGATCCACGTTTGCGGCGAATTCCGGTTGTTATTCTCACCACTTCAAAAGCAGAAGAAGACATGGTCAAAGGTTATGATCTTGGTGCTGCTTCCTATATTCCCAAACCAGTTACATTCGATGCGTTAGTTGAGTTGATGCGCACGCTGGGTAAATATTGGGTTGAATTTGTAGAACTGCCTTGATCGATTAATTAGATGTCATGGATTTATTAAGCTTGATCGAATAATTAGCTTTAATAGATTGTTAGGAGAGCCATGTGCAAAATGCAACGTTACTAATTATTGATGATGATGAAGATGATTTTATCCTCGTTAAGGATTTATTAACTGACATTAGCAAAGCCTACGTTTTGGATTGGGCTCCAACTTATGAGGCAGGCCAAATACTTTTGCAAGAGAACCGGCATGATCTCTGTTTGATGGACTACAAATTGGGTGCACATGATGGTATCGAATTATTAAAGTTTGCCCATGAAGTTGGTTTTTCCGGACCTGTTATTTTATTGACAGGAATGCATCAAATTGAGGTTGACCGCCAAGCATTGCAAGCGGGTGCGGTTGATTATCTGGTCAAATCCAATCTGAACGCAGAACAACTTGCCCGCGCCATTCGTTATGCGTTGGCACGAAACGAAGTAGAAAAAGAGCGAGTGGAGCGGTTAAAAGCAGAGGCGGAGAACCGATCCAAGAGCGAATTTTTGGCCCACCTGAGTCACGAATTAAGAACCCCCTTGTCTGCAATTTTGGGTTTCACAGAGTTGTTATTAAATAAAAGTAATAATTCTGAAAACTCAGCTCATTTGCGTATCGTCCATCGCAATGGAAAGCACTTATTAGGCTTGCTCAACGATATTTTGGATCTTTCCAAAATTGAAGCAGGGAAACTTGAATTTGAAAAGCAACATGTTGCGCTGTCTGCGTTTTTAACCGATATTTATTTTTTAATGCAAGGTGCTGCTCAAGATAAAAACTTACAACTGCGAGTAGAAACGCCTCAGCCTCTTCCCGTTACTATCTATACAGATCCTATGCGCTTGCGCCAAATTTTATTAAACCTGATGGGCAATGCCATTAAGTTTACCTATCAAGGCGGAGTGGTTTTAAAAATAGATTGGGTTGAAGAAGACCAACAAAAGAAACTTCGCTTTTCAATTAAAGACTCTGGAATCGGTATTTGTGCCGAGTCACTTAACGTGATTTTTGAGCCCTTTGTGCAATCAAAAAGCGCTCAGGTTCATCCGCGTTCTGGAACGGGTTTAGGGCTCAATATCAGTAAGCAATTGGTTGAACGGTTGGGTGGAAGTATAAGGGTTGAAAGTGTTGTGGGTGTTGGTAGTGAATTCAGTTTTACGCTGCCAGTAGATGAGGCTGAATGTGCGGCAACAGAAATGCTAAGCCTTGATTTTGAGGTTGAAAAACAACACAACATACAAATTCCCTCTTTCTGTGGCCGTGTTTTGGTTGCCGATGACCTTCGTGATATTCGTATGCTGATTGGGCATTTTATCCAACTGACAGGCGTAGAGGTTGTTTATGCAACCGACGGTGCGGATGCTGTTCGCATTATCAATACCGATAAGTCACATGGAAAAGCATTTGATTTAGTGTTGATGGACATCCACATGCCGGTAATGGATGGGCATCAAGCGGCAAAACAATTGCGTTATGAAGGTTTTACCTTGCCGTTAATTGCACTGACCGCGGCTCATATGAAAGGGGACATGGATCGCTGTTTTGAATCGGGTTTTACCGCGTATTTAGGTAAACCGCTGGATCAGGCACAACTCTACAGTTGCATGGCGCGATTTTTACCACGAGCTAATCCGGTTTTGTCTGGACAAGCACAAGCGTTATCTCATGGAAAATCGATTTTGGTTGTGGAGGATGATGCAGACACCTTAGCCGCTATGACCGGTTTACTAACGTTGCTCGGTTGGGAGGTCTGCAGCGCGCAATATGGCGCAGATGCATTGCGTGAATTGGATAAACAAAATTTACATGCCGTGT belongs to Cellvibrio sp. pealriver and includes:
- a CDS encoding CHASE3 domain-containing protein, producing the protein MEENQAVSNSSLNQFIINKLPNSVWVMALAAAITFFVVSAVLAYRSIDLITQNNISINNTSLTINLIKDLSRELVAAESSQRGYLLTEDADYLAPYHKTLRVVDDLLDQLEAATQEHSVQSARFEALKKHVLNKIAEMQRIVVLTDREKIRAAVREVKKEEGVELMRTISLLLEEMENEELSQLNRNKIVAAENRQFIVVALLLANCIGLLLSMGIFYIWYRNASEVAELNVALSKANVELEEKVGVRTQALLQYSEELQRSNRELEEFAFVASHDLQEPLRKIRAFGDRLQQKFSVELGDVGSDYVLRMQAASERMSALIDDLLSFSRVTTSQRSFTSQNLTEIIHRVMDDLDYAIEDSGAQVHIDPLPVIEADGSQIAQVFMNLIANSLKFHAPGRRPIVTVTSEANLASPLADDARMWCRIQFADQGIGFESQYAERVFSLFQRLHGRDEYSGTGIGLALCRKIIERHGGIITAQSEPGDGAVFTLFLPMTQTTIEPLSDLLTDA
- a CDS encoding response regulator, yielding MQNATLLIIDDDEDDFILVKDLLTDISKAYVLDWAPTYEAGQILLQENRHDLCLMDYKLGAHDGIELLKFAHEVGFSGPVILLTGMHQIEVDRQALQAGAVDYLVKSNLNAEQLARAIRYALARNEVEKERVERLKAEAENRSKSEFLAHLSHELRTPLSAILGFTELLLNKSNNSENSAHLRIVHRNGKHLLGLLNDILDLSKIEAGKLEFEKQHVALSAFLTDIYFLMQGAAQDKNLQLRVETPQPLPVTIYTDPMRLRQILLNLMGNAIKFTYQGGVVLKIDWVEEDQQKKLRFSIKDSGIGICAESLNVIFEPFVQSKSAQVHPRSGTGLGLNISKQLVERLGGSIRVESVVGVGSEFSFTLPVDEAECAATEMLSLDFEVEKQHNIQIPSFCGRVLVADDLRDIRMLIGHFIQLTGVEVVYATDGADAVRIINTDKSHGKAFDLVLMDIHMPVMDGHQAAKQLRYEGFTLPLIALTAAHMKGDMDRCFESGFTAYLGKPLDQAQLYSCMARFLPRANPVLSGQAQALSHGKSILVVEDDADTLAAMTGLLTLLGWEVCSAQYGADALRELDKQNLHAVLVDLHLPDMSGYECAARIHERNPDVRIIVASGENINQQRASEAGIASSLLKPVSLAQLEAVLQ
- a CDS encoding DUF1328 domain-containing protein, encoding MLYYSLVFFVVAIIAGLLGFGGIAGAATGIAQILFFVFLVLFVLSLIFGRRRL
- a CDS encoding PhoH family protein, with the translated sequence MNTKVITPPEIVIQPLTLEPSDSRRLANLNGLLGQHLRQIEDRLDIEIRNRGSEFQLVGPADKTRAAAELLRNLYEFTGHSELTPDEVHLALQTSGIEQLMQQLDNAGLTAIDNTVTDAVHAEKASADEGGITLIRTKKCTIKPRGLNQQRYVRAVQKHDINFGIGPAGTGKTYLAVACAVEALLKNEIERILLVRPAVEAGEKLGFLPGDLAQKVDPYLRPLYDALFEMLGFDTVGKLMERGVIEVAPLAFMRGRTLNNSFVILDESQNTTREQMKMFLTRIGFGTTAVITGDPTQIDLPRGMASGLRHAIEVLDNVNGISFTHFTSKDVVRHPIVQRIVEAYDAFEQKNPKPDDAR
- a CDS encoding histidine kinase dimerization/phospho-acceptor domain-containing protein; the encoded protein is MNGEKNRFVHDVRNPLNTISVNAELGKLTLERTGDIRKAIGIFEIILAECRHCSQLLDTLQDTKFVKPDALKDEG
- a CDS encoding BON domain-containing protein encodes the protein MKTTLLSLHSATISLSALALVAAMSVSANNPATDNTRSDTHAEKTYTEKTYTEKRSAAEFWADFKQDSKQTWKDSKAAFKDGWIESKLETALILNPHLSASKIDIQVDKDRATLDGEVHSNIEKELAENIALGVEGIDSVTNNINVVETSNKTAKSPTPKGRSFAQYVADVSTTAAIKTELLASENIKGLSIDVDTLNDKVTLSGQVRTLEEKALAQAIAAKHDNVKGVVNNLQVKS
- a CDS encoding sigma-54 dependent transcriptional regulator, which codes for MAEVLLVDDDKRFLEATVQLLSLLGHHVTATDSITQARELMGAHQYTHMILDLILPDGSGLHLLEALPAQHNIKVTLITGHPSIKSIVKNLYGSNISYLIKPIDLQQLESLFDDKISANPKAKSSVNLHFNHLVGESAPMQRVYEMIERVSATKANVMLLGESGVGKEMVAAAIHHASQIEGAYVAANCGAFSRELINSELFGHEKGAFTGATHRKIGVFEQANKGTLFLDEITEMPIDLQPNLLRVLETQKVTRLGSTSSVDIECRVVSATNRTEQDMAVEGCLREDLYFRLAVFPIHIPPLRTRKEDIPLLVQHFLSNFNQEYAGDIGISDESLKRLMEYDWPGNVRELRHAIHRAYIMADQQQQLLVLPDNLTSPFSKITPQSQAGIRVGKTVEEVERELIESTLKHFDGDKKQAADVLGISLKTLYNRLNSYNDVEV
- a CDS encoding response regulator → MNIPKKALVILMADDDADDRLLAQEAMHESRVLNELHFVENGVQLLSYLHGEGQFSDRNLYPMPGLILLDLNMPKMDGREALAKIKADPRLRRIPVVILTTSKAEEDMVKGYDLGAASYIPKPVTFDALVELMRTLGKYWVEFVELP